One window of the Rosa rugosa chromosome 3, drRosRugo1.1, whole genome shotgun sequence genome contains the following:
- the LOC133737697 gene encoding uncharacterized serine-rich protein C215.13-like, translating into MTLRGLQNQNPSVPFSSVLVNPPPASSSTSSTSHQPSSPPQDTHIPDFQNSVELLQIQNEELHQSMEALQQQVSQQLSFQNQLSAQFSALQNTVLASLLQKNPPTSTNPTTTPSTTTTPATTPTTPNPTSIPFGSFDPMTTTWTGLGLSHPPPLSFAPLPQSPYSQAQSSQSSTNTTSLSSSTATYSTITSLPPHMFSPPLPNFGSSTSGSSGNNTLSFTRFPQQTQFHHDF; encoded by the coding sequence ATGACGCTCCGGGGActccaaaatcaaaaccccTCTGTTCCTTTCTCCTCAGTCCTGGTTAACCCGCCACCGGCCTCATCCTCCACTTCTTCCACATCTCACCAGCCCTCCTCACCACCACAAGACACCCACATCCCCGATTTTCAGAACTCTGTGGAGCTACTGCAGATTCAAAATGAAGAGCTCCATCAATCCATGGAGGCCCTTCAACAACAAGTATCCCAGCAACTCTCCTTCCAAAACCAATTGTCTGCCCAATTTTCAGCTCTTCAAAACACTGTCCTCGCCTCCTTACTTCAAAAGAACCCACCCACCTCCACAAACCCCACCACCACTCCCTCCACCACCACTACTCCTGCCACCACTCCCACCACCCCCAACCCCACTTCAATCCCATTTGGCTCCTTCGACCCCATGACGACGACATGGACGGGCCTGGGGTTATCTCATCCCCCTCCTCTGTCCTTCGCCCCACTTCCACAGAGCCCTTACTCACAAGCACAATCGTCTCAATCTTCAACAAACACCACTAGCCTATCAAGTTCCACAGCCACATACTCCACAATCACATCACTGCCTCCACACATGTTTTCCCCACCGCTTCCCAACTTTGGTTCATCAACCTCCGGCTCTTCCGGCAACAACACCCTTTCTTTCACCAGATTTCCACAGCAAACCCAATTTCACCATGATTTTTAA
- the LOC133737125 gene encoding transcription factor bHLH62, with the protein MENNFFLNAGIPPSLHFEPAQSMPSWRSLSTAMDIQSADRNCSSERSPECFYNPNWDNKSTDPQSVHFESALSSMVSSPVASNSNISNESFVIRELIGKLGSIGNSSNEISATIPANNNSYMGGGNGSTNTSCYSTPLNSPPKLNLPIVDHHLAKEKLPSLGKSMPLNSSVAEFSADPGFAERAAKFSCFGSRSFNGRTTQLGTHTNNSEVAYRSNQPILGNANKLPRVSSSPSLKALGSQTEQRTSQLPNSREESKSTVASEQQSPIGETGLVPSSSTDMSSRKRKAASKGKAKDPVKVAEASDISDLNAKRCKPNEGNVNNENGSVKAEEDTKGSTSSDEKPGKTGSKPPEPLKDYIHVRARRGQATDSHSLAERVRREKISERMKLLQDLVPGCNKVTGKALMLDEIINYVQSLQRQVEFLSMKLSSVNTTRLDFNMDALMSKEIFQQQSSSLPHPIFPSDSSAQAIYGHQQSPAHCSVDPLDSALCQSLGMQLPPLNAFSEAMPQYPGFGEDDLQTIVQMGFGQNPNKETEFHGSNQASHMKIER; encoded by the exons ATGGAGAACAACTTTTTCCTCAACGCCGGAATCCCGCCCTCGCTGCACTTTGAACCGGCACAGTCAATGCCCTCGTGGCGTTCTTTATCAACTGCAATGGACATTCAATCCGCCGACCGGAATTGCTCGTCGGAGCGATCGCCGGAGTGCTTCTACAATCCCAACTGGGACAACAAGTCAACCGACCCCCAGAGCGTCCACTTCGAGTCTGCCCTGAGTTCGATGGTGTCGTCTCCGGTGGCGTCCAACTCCAACATCTCCAATGAGAGCTTTGTCATCAGAGAACTGATAGGGAAGCTCGGCAGCATTGGCAACAGTTCCAACGAGATCTCGGCTACCATTCCGGCTAACAATAATTCTTACATGGGCGGTGGAAATGGGAGCACCAACACTTCATGCTACAGCACTCCTCTGAATTCTCCTCCGAAGCTCAACTTGCCGATTGTGGATCATCATTTGGCGAAAGAGAAGCTACCCAGTTTGGGAAAGTCGATGCCCTTGAACTCCAGCGTGGCCGAGTTCTCGGCTGATCCCGGATTTGCAGAGAGGGCGGCCAAGTTCTCGTGTTTCGGAAGCAGGAGTTTTAATGGCAGAACCACCCAGCTTGGAACGCACACCAACAATTCTGAAGTGGCTTATAGATCTAATCAACCAATATTAGGGAATGCGAATAAACTCCCTCGAGTTTCGAGCAGTCCTTCTCTTAAGGCGCTTGGATCTCAGACGGAGCAGAGGACTTCCCAATTGCCCAATTCTCGAGAAGAGTCCAAATCCACAGTAGCATCTGAGCAACAATCCCCAATTGGGGAGACAGGGCTGGTACCTTCTTCTTCCACTGATATGAGTTCCAGGAAAAGAAAAGCAGCTTCCAAGGGAAAAGCCAAGGACCCAGTAAAG GTGGCTGAAGCTAGTGATATTTCGGATTTGAATGCCAAGCGTTGCAAGCCAAACGAGGGCAATGTGAACAATGAAAACGGCTCTGTTAAAGCAGAGGAAGATACAAAGGGAAGTACTAGTTCCGATGAGAAACCAGGCAAGACTGGTTCGAAGCCACCGGAGCCGCTCAAGGACTATATTCATGTACGAGCAAGAAGGGGTCAAGCCACTGACAGCCATAGTCTAGCTGAAAGG GTCCGAAGAGAGAAGATCAGCGAAAGGATGAAGCTTCTACAAGATCTTGTGCCGGGTTGCAACAAGGTGACCGGAAAAGCACTCATGCTAGACGAGATTATAAATTACGTGCAGTCATTACAGCGCCAAGTTGAG TTTCTCTCCATGAAGTTGTCTTCTGTGAATACCACCAGGCTGGATTTTAACATGGATGCTCTAATGTCAAAAGAG ATATTTCAACAACAAAGTAGTTCTTTGCCACACCCAATATTCCCATCAGATTCCTCGGCACAAGCCATTTATGGTCACCAGCAAAGTCCAGCACATTGCTCAGTGGACCCGTTAGATTCTGCATTATGCCAAAGCCTTGGGATGCAATTACCTCCCCTCAATGCTTTTAGTGAAGCTATGCCTCAG TATCCAGGATTTGGTGAAGATGACCTGCAAACCATTGTGCAAATGGGTTTTGGCCAAAACCCAAATAAAGAAACAGAATTTCATG GTTCAAACCAAGCATCCCACATGAAAATTGAGCGCTGA